The Toxotes jaculatrix isolate fToxJac2 chromosome 20, fToxJac2.pri, whole genome shotgun sequence DNA segment CTCAGGGTTCATAGATTAACTAGCTTCTCCTCCATGCTGCTCACAGCCCACCTCCCCCTGCTGCTACCAGGTAGTTTATTACATCGAGCTgggtggagctgtgtgtgtgtgtctgtgtgtgtgtgtgtgtgtgtatgtgtgtgcgtgtgtgtgtgtgtgtgtgtgtgtgtgtgtgtgtgtgtgtgtgtgtgtgtatgtatttgtgcatgCGTGTACTTCTGGCTGTGGTGGTTATTTTTAACTTCTGTCTGCTAGGACGAGTGCACTTTCTCCTCGGCTGATTGTGTGTGGAGGCcctgagggagtgtgtgtgtctctgtaagTGTGTCCTTCTATTCAGTCCTCtcttttgtgcatgtgtgtgtgtgtgtgtgttttctgttggcTACTCCCAGTGGTCCACAGGCATGTTGGGGTGGTGGAGGCTGACGTTCGGTCACTCTGCATCATAACTAAATCACACATCCTTCACTCCTCCCCTGTCGATGCCACCAGGTAGAATTATTAAGGTTATTATGGTTTTATAGAAATAGACCTCACACAgcttatttatgtatttatccAGATCTGGTTGTGGATCTCAGCTCTTTTAAACCAGTTCCTGCACCGgttcactgacattttgttgtttctctgtagGTGTGACAGAAAATGGGTCACAAACTGAGCTCTCGCCGGTAAGCCAGGTTGCCCTGGTTACAGCTCAGTTGAACCAATAAATCATATTGTTAAGTTGCTGCCGTAGTTGCTCTTTGCTGTTTCATAACCTCAGAGCGCTCCCAGAGAGCAGGTGTCTTATTGTCTTCGGCAGGTTTGGTGAAAAATCACGTTGGATTGTTGATCTCCTTCGTCTGAGCCACTACTGTGTCACATCGAACCAAACCTGTGATTAGATGAGCttgtgatatactgtatatcctgcTGAATGAGGCGACAGCAGACCAATTCATTTATTCGTTTATAGGCAGGAAATTGATCTGCAGCTTCTGTGATAATCAAGTATTCAtttaagacagacagacagacactttaTTCATCCCCGGGGGGAAATTCACAGAATCCAGCAGTATCCACAAACTCAAGATAAAAAggcatgcaaaaaaaataaaataaatagaataaggcacagtaaacaaaaaaatttacaaaataaaaatgagaaagtCTGGTACAAAGCAGCAGAATGTGTCATTTAAAGTGCATGTGAACAATTTAAGTTCCTTCCACGTTTTCCttatcaattttatttttacttattcttgacacattttctgtttcccttactatttcctttttctcctgaCACTTTTGACTGTTCCTCGACTCGTAGAAAAAGAGTGGACAGGTAATTGAGGAAAGTAAAAgactgagggggaaaaaaatgaaagaagtcACTCTGTGAAAAATATGAAGAATTGGTATAAAGTAGAGAAGTTTCAGTCAGaggggaagaaggagggagggccAGAGAGAGCAGCTGGGTGTATGGGAATATTGAGCCACAAAGCATTTATGTCAAGATCAAAGCTAATCCTTATCTTTGGGAAAAGGATTCAGTAATACCCAGGGCTGTCTCGCCCCCTCAAGGgcaggtctctctctctgcctccgcCTCCCTCTGCTcgttttcctctctcctctcttctccagaAAACTACCAGGATTTTTCCGCACTTTCCCTCGACTTTGAGTCCGTAACGTGTGGAGAAACTAGGTCAGCCAGGGGAGTGCGGAGCgaggagacaggaggagtgGAGCGCCTGGCCTCCGGACCCGGCTGGGGAAGGAGTGTTTTCCCCCCGGGGGGGCTGGTGATGGTGCTGCTTAGGGCAGAGTGAGGAAGCGGCTGAGCGGAGAAGTGGATGATGTGGACGAACACAGACTGTAGACCTGAGCAGTCTAACGAGGATTCACTCGACTACTTATTCTCCTGAAGCACGTCAAGGTGTGAGAACACCTGGTTTTCTTTAATGTCCGAAGCAAAGTGCAGTACGATTCCAACACGACCAAACATCTGTCCCATTAAACTGTGCATTCCTGGGTCACTGTCTGCACTGTTACTATCAACTTCATCTTAATCTGCAACCATTTTGATCATCAAATAATCATTTGAAGTCAGTTTTTGAGTGAACTTGCCCAAGGTTTGCTTGTTCCACCTGCTCAGATGTTAAGATTTGATGCTCGAGGGATTATGTATCCCATCTGGCCTGGGAATGCATCAGGATCCCCCAGAAAGAACTGAAGGACATGGACGAAGGACAAGGGCATCAAGACTAACGTGTTTATTCTGCTGCAGGGACGTTCTTTACTTAGATAATGGCGAATCAGTCAATCAATGAAATGTTTTTCGAAAGGATTCAGATTTGATAAGCAGGGTCTATGTGGGATTTTGGTTTGATAAAATGTTATCAAATCCTAAACCTTGTCTTGGCGCAGTTATTTACCACCGCCCAAGGTCGAATGTGATCACCCCGTCGTCCAAATGAACCAAAATAAAGGACTCCAGACTAAATAAGCTGCTCCAGGCGAGCTTGGTGTGGACACAGTCTAATCTGTCATTGCCACGTCGGTGTCCCCGCAGGGTGCTATGAGAAGTTTAATTGCCTGAGATCTTGTTTCTGATAAGAGACTGAGATGTGCGGCGTTGCAGGGCCATCAGTGGTcatctttttccatttctatcaccgcttttctctccatctcttccccctccatctgtctcactCTTCACTCTAGCTGTCTACCCACAGTCGTGCCCGGAGGGACACCGGCTCCGGTTGAGATGGCAGCCgagggaaagggaaagaaaaacctAGTCGTCTTCCCTCCTCAGCAGTTTTCACACTTGACAATTTGGgcgaaaaataaaatataaagtcGGCGGGGCCCTGTTTGGTATTCATTGTTTCCTTGGTGCTATTTTGACAGGGTTTAATCATCTGTAAAAGCAAACTATCACAGCTTCCGCATGGATTAACACGGTAGACGTGATTATGCAAGAAgagtaggaggaggaagaaactgTTTATGGAGTCTGTGGCCTGAAGGAGACAGTTAAAAGAATAAGCCATACTTAACACAGATACTGAGGCGAGGGGTCTCATGAACTCGCCCTTGCCGCAGTTGGCTGCTGATATGTACGATATGTGCCGTACATAATAATGACTCCCTATTGTTCGTGATGCATTGTGTTAGTCtgacctctgtctctccctcgtTCAGGCCTGAATGTGAAATCAGTCGTCTGTGATCTGCCATTTGTTCCTATTATTGAAGTTTTGGGATTTTTGGTGTCAAGCGATCATTACAAGATGTCGAGTTTAATCTGTTTAGATACAAACATGGGTGGAAAGTAACTCACACTCGCCACTTTATGCATCTacttcatgacattttgaattttttacTCCACGGCATTTAGATGGCAGCTACAGTTACTTTGTAGTATAAGatttttcatacaaaacacatCATCTGCTTCTAAAATATACTAGTTTTTAGTGCACAGAAGCATCTGTAGTTTTTCATATAATTTCATAAGCACCAAGGAACATCATTGTTCATCTTCTGTTGCAGATGGATGACCATGCTGCCACCAGAGGGCTGTGAAGTCGTGGACGGCGGTGAACCGTCAATCATCGGAGCCAGCTGTGCTTTCCCAACTTCACTTGGAGCTCTGCAACATTTCTGCTAGATCGGTTTGTTTTTGACTGAGGTTCTCTAAAAATATCGGCTGGTGAGTATAATAATAGAGGGGACCACCTGCCCACCGTTCCAAAATGGAGACTCTTTCCCAGGATTCGATTCTGGAGTGCCAGATCTGCTTTAACTACTACAGCCCGCGCCGGCGGCCCAAACTCCTGGATTGCCGACACACGTGCTGCTCGGTGTGTTTAACCCAGATGCGCAGCAGCCAGAAGGAGATTCGCTGTCCTTGGTGCCGTGGCGTTACCAAGCTCCCGCCAGGTCTGTCCGTCTCCCAGCTCCCGGACGACCCGgacatcatcactgtcattgcCATCCCTCATGCTTCTGAGCACACGCCCGTCTTCATCCGCCTCCCCAGCAATGGCTGCTACATGCTGCCTCTGCCCGTTGCCAAAGAGCGGGCGCTCGGCCTGCCAGGGGAGCTGGGATGTCGCTTCCTGCCTGGCAGCCAGCAGAAAGGGGTCACCGTGGTGACCATGCCTGAGCAGCAGCCTCTGGGCCTGGCTATGG contains these protein-coding regions:
- the rnf152 gene encoding E3 ubiquitin-protein ligase rnf152, which translates into the protein METLSQDSILECQICFNYYSPRRRPKLLDCRHTCCSVCLTQMRSSQKEIRCPWCRGVTKLPPGLSVSQLPDDPDIITVIAIPHASEHTPVFIRLPSNGCYMLPLPVAKERALGLPGELGCRFLPGSQQKGVTVVTMPEQQPLGLAMGLEGVGVGLEGGESERRVTGPVGGGGKGSTWSGVCTVILVACVLLFLLGIVLHNMSCISKRFTVISCG